One part of the Haliotis asinina isolate JCU_RB_2024 chromosome 2, JCU_Hal_asi_v2, whole genome shotgun sequence genome encodes these proteins:
- the LOC137271617 gene encoding uncharacterized protein, which yields MVHSPQSPKQLMHYLDDFLTGGVAGTSDCAHNLQSCMQVLNHFNAAVAPEKTVQPTTKITFLGRELDTVVRHVRIPQDKIVETTTQIRGWLSADRKKVTKRDLQSFVGKLNFMCRAIPRGRAFCRRLIDETCKLKSPFHRCRLTTGIKDDLALWLQFLEHFNGISFFQSPVWTSNTAMQLITDAAGGVGFGAYNEGKWTCGHWPQQWVEEGVTKDMTLLELFPIVLSVGMP from the exons ATGGTGCATTCTCCACAATCTCCCAAACAGTTGATGCATTACCTGGACGACTTCCTCACAGGGGGCGTTGCCGGCACCAGTGACTGTGCCCATAATTTGCAATCTTGTATGCAAGTACTGAATCACTTCAATGCTGCAGTGGCACCTGAGAAAACTGTTCAACCTACGACTAAAATTACTTTTCTGGGCCGGGAGCTGGACACAGTTGTCAGACATGTTCGAATCCCACAAGACAAAATTGTTGAGACGACCACGCAGATCAGAGGGTGGCTGAGTGCGGATCGTAAGAAGGTAACCAAACGGGACCTCCAGTCTTTTGTGGGTAAACTCAATTTCATGTGCCGTGCCATTCCCAGGGGACGGGCATTTTGTCGACGGCTCATTGACGAGACGTGCAAGTTGAAGTCTCCATTTCACAGATGCCGACTCACGACGGGCATCAAGGACGACTTGGCATTATGGTTACAGTTTCTTGAACATTTTAATGGAATATCCTTTTTTCAGAGTCCAGTGTGGACATCAAACACGGCCATGCAGCTTATCACTGACGCAGCAGGCGGTGTAGGTTTTGGTGCTTACAACGAGGGCAAGTGGACATGTGGGCATTGGCCGCAGCAGTGGGTAGAGGAAGGTGTGACGAAAGATATGACGCTGTTGGAGTTGTTCCCTATTGTACT GTCAGTAGGAATGCCTTGA